CACGAGCCTTCGCGACGACATTGGCCACCATGCGGCTTAAATCTGGCGGCGCGATGGATTAAATATGCTCCAGGCCATCATTTAATAGGCCCGCCCGGCATTTCTGGGTTGCAAAGCGTGGTAACACACCCAACCAACCGAACCGTCTGCCCTCGGCCGGGCGTGGCTCCCGGCCGCAGCCTGCGACCGCCCGATTGATCGCCGTGGCAGCGGAAACACTGCACTCGTCTGCTGACAATGGCGATCCGAAAGCGGAGCTGGTCCGGGGGAAGCTTATGGGGGTGTCATGCCCCGGGTATGCGGCAAGCGCTACCCCCATACCAGATTAAATGCTCCCGCCACGATATTACCTCTGTAATACCGCTGTCGTGCCTTTCTCCCTTCCACCTAACACATTTAAATGTGGATAGCGCGGGTAACATTTAAGTGTCGGCTTGTCTGCTCATTCATAACTGACTTGTCTGCCTGGGCTTTCGCCCAAGAGGATCGAGCCATGAACACCGAGCATCTCCACTCGCTCTCCCTTGACGAGCTCTGGATCATTCATCAGCAGGTCACCGCCAGCCTGACTCAGAAAATCTTGGTGCAAAAAGCACGATTGGAGGAACGGCTCCACATGATCGGATCGGCCGACGAGGTCCCACGGTTCGATCGCAAGCGCCGCCCCTACCCGCCCGTTCGTCCCAAATATCGCAATCCGAAGAACCCGGCGGAGACATGGTCCGGTCGCGGCAGGCTGCCGCGGTGGTTGCGGCCGCAGCTTCGAGGCGGTCGGAAGTTGGACGATTTCCTGATCGAGCAGGCTTCGGTTCAAAAGCGGCAGACAAGTTGAGCGACGCGGTCGCGAGCGCGTTGGGAAGACAGGCCAACGCACATCCTGTCTTATCTGTCGTTCGCTCGGCTTCTCGATCGAGTGAAAGAGCACGAGGGTAAGCGAGGCGATACCCACGGCTTCATCAAAATAGGAGTGATGGGATTCGCAAGGGCTCAACCCTCCTTACGGGTTGCGCTGATTGGGACTGCGACTTCGTCCGGATATTGCTGAACGCCAGGCCGTGTACCTATAACCCGGCAACATCATTTGACCGGTGACTCATCCGCTTTGCTCCTATAGCGCCCAAGTTCGTGCGGTAGCGCAAAATGTTACGATGGGCCTGTTGCACATGAATTATTAGGCTCCGGCGCGGAGAGCGGTTGGCCAACCGACACGGACCAACGTTTCATCTGGGTCAGAGATCGCAAATTCGTACATCCCCCACGGCTTGTCTTCGGGTGATTGCTGAAATTCGCGCGCCGCAGCATCAACACTCTCGAGGTAAAGATAAAGCCCGAATGGGTTTCTGCCCGGCGTTAGCCATCCCTCGACCGCGTCCGTCAGATGTAGATATCCACCCTTCCCGTTCGACAGCATGCGATAGGTGTCGGGCTCTCCTGGAGCAGGCCTGTCGCTGTCCGGACGCGCAAAGCCCAACCGATTGTAGAACCGCTCCGACGCATCAAGGTCATTACACGGCAGGATCGCGATCAAAGCTCCCGAAGGGCTCATTCGTACACTCCGACGTCATGCAAACAATTTTCGCCCGCTGTTCTCAATGTCTGAGAATTTGTCACCTTTAGGGTGGGAATTGCGGTTGGGACAGCCAGATCCTTGCCTTCGTCCAACTCGCATCTATCCGGCTGGCTGGCCGGGCGTCATGAGTCCGCGCCCTAGCTAGTTAGAGACGCTCAAAGTCGGCTATTGGTCAGACTCGGAAGTGCGAACTCTCGTCCGCTTCTCCGAACGAGTTGACTCAGCCATTTCTTCGCAGATGGGCGGCTTCCGGCCAAATCCGGACGTGTGGCCTGCCCCAGCGACCCGGCAGCTTCTTAGGTTCGAATGGGCTGCCCGATTCCAAGCAGGTTACCTTCGCTGTCGCGGAACCACGCGCCACGTTCGCCAATACCTTTGCTCGGATAATTCCCCTCAATTTCCGCAATGCCGTTAACGGTCTTCAGGCCGGGCAGGTCGTAGTCTTCGAACGCGACGCCTCGGGCGCGAAGCTCACGCACGGTCGCCTCGATATCCTCAACTTCCCAGCCCATCTGCGTGGACGTACCGAGTTGCACCCCGGATGAAACAAATATCGCAAACTCGCCAGTTCCACAGACGTAGCGGAGCCCTCCGTCACGCTGCTCGACCGGCTCCAGGCCAAGCTTTTCCGAATAGAACGCGCGCGCCCGATCTAGGTCCTTCGCCGGAAGCCTTGTTGCCACCCTCGCGTTCCCTAGCACCTGTCTCTCCTTTGTGAGTCAGAAGGCCGGTAAGTTCCCCGGAATCGACTGGTCATAAGGCGAAGAACCCGACTGAAATAATCTAGTCCGCTCTGGGCAACCAGGTGGACGCCAGTAACGGGTTTCGCCATTTCTCGCTGCAAGTGGAATTGCTCGACACGACAAATGGAGGAGACGCCAACTGGACGGCCTTACTTTTCTTCATATCGGTTCTTGCTGGGAACGACGGATCCGAGAGCGGGTGGCAGCCGCGCTATCGCTTGCTCCAACTCTGCTGCGATGGCCCTGTAACGAGAGAGCGTCCGCGCGCAAACGTCGCGCTTGAGCTGGCTCGTTGCTGCCTCTTGAAGGCGCTCGTAGTCAGCGATTTCCACGCGGAGCAGTTCTAGATGGGCCAGCATCTCTTTCATGTGCAGGTAGACTAGCCCATGTCGCTTTTGGTTCAATAGCGAACTTGGGACACCGCTCATGGCAATTTAGGACACCCCGTGAGGCGTCGGGCAACACACCCCGTCAAGCCCGCGGCGCGAAGATATTTTACTTTTCCGAATTTCGGATTTATGGCATATATCGCGGCATCCCGGCCCTGCCAAAGGGGCGTTCGCGACCGTCACGAGATGCGGGCCGGGTGGCGGTGGACGCGTCGGCGCGGATCGGGGCGAAACGCGCCGCGGGAGCGCGCAGCCATGCCCTGCCATTTCGGTGCGCGCCGGCCCGTGATCATACCGACTGTCGAACCGCTTTTCGCGCGCGCCCCGGGATGTTAGCTTGGTGCCATTGCCTTGAGGAATTTTTGATGCGCGCGAGGATTTTCAATCGCGTTGTCGGGCTGGCGGCGCTGGTTGCGGCAACGCTCGCCGCCGTAGCGCACCCGGCATCGGCCGAGAAGCGCATCGCGCTCGTGGTCGGCAACTCCGCCTACAAGAACATCACGCCGCTCGACAATCCCTCGAAGGATGCCAGCCTGATGGCGCAGACGCTCTCCGCGCTCGGCTTCGCGCTGGTCGGCGGCCGCGCCCAGCTCGATCTCGACAAGGGCGCGATGGACGTCGCGGTGCAGAATTTTGGCCGGCAGGTCCAGGGCGCCGACGTTGCGCTGTTCTACTACGCCGGTCACGGCGTGCAGGTCTCGGGCTCAAACTATCTCGTGCCTGTCGGCGCCAATCCGACGCGCGAGGCCGACGTCGACTTCCAGATGACCGATGTCAATCTCGTGCTGCGCCAGATGCAGGGCTCCGGCACGCGCCTCAACCTCGTGATCCTCGATGCCTGCCGCAACAACCCGTTCGGCTCACGCGGCTTGCGATCATCCGACGGCGGCCTTGCTCAAATGCGTGCGCCCGAGGGCACGCTGATCTCCTACGCGACGCAGCCTGGCAACGTTGCCCAGGACGGCAGCGACGGCCACAGCCCCTACACGAAGGCGCTCGCCGCGACGATCCGGACCGCGGGCCTCGACGTGTTCCAGACCTTCAACCAGGTCGGCCTCGCCGTGAAGCGCGCCACCGCGGGCGCGCAGCAGCCCTGGGTCTCCTCCTCGCCGATCGATGGCACCTTCTATTTCGTGCCGCCGACGCAAACCGCCCCGCCGCAGGTGGCGGCGCTGCAGCCCGATCCGCTGGCGGCGGAACGCCTGCGCGCCGATCCAGATCGCGTGCCGCTGCGTGATGCCGCGTTGCTCAGCGAACTCAGCGAGCGGCTGTACGAGCTCAATTTCGACCCCGATACGCCCGATGGCCTGACGCGCGCCATCACGAAACTCCAGCAGCGGATCGCCATCGCGCCGACCGGCGAGGCGACCGAAGGCCTGCTGCTGCGGATGCGCAAGATGGAGGATCTCAGGCCCTGGGGCTCGATCGTCTATGGGCCCGATGACAGCAAATGGGGGATCTCGTGGAACCACGCCTCGCGGCGCGCGGCGGTGGCGGACGCGCGCGGCAATTGCGGCGGCGCCAAATGCCCGATCGAGCTCTCGTTTTACGGCAACCGGTGCGGCGCGTTCGCCATTTCCGACAAGTCCTGGTCGCTGGTCCAGCGCGAGAGCGTGCAGCGCGCGAAAGACGCCGCGCTTGACGATTGCGGCAAGGCTGGCAAAGCTTGCCGCATTATCGGGTCCGTCTGCGCCGACGGCTCGGGCCGCTGATCGCATTTTTTCATTTCTGGATTGTTTGCTCATGCCCCCTTCTGTCAATCGTACGACTGCCCTCTCCTTTCTCCTCACCGTCGCCCTCGGATCAATGTCTGCCTTCGCGCAGTCCGGCAGCGCCGGCGGCACGATCGGCAACGACGAGAAGTCGCTGTCCGGCTCGCGCCAGGATGGTGCTTCAGAGCGCTCGGCCGAGCCCGCCCCGTCCGCGCGCCGAAGCAAGCCGGCCGAAGAACCGCGCGCGTCATCGCGACGAAGCGGCGGGGGTGGCGGCGGTGGAGGCTTTGACGGAGCCTGGCACGTCACGAGCGTCGGCTGCGGCGGCTCGACGAGCGGCGCAGTCGTGGTCTCCTCGGGCAGGATCATCGGCCAAGGCGTCAGCGGAACCGTCAGCTCGAGCGGCTCGGTCAGCACGCGCGGCCAGGGCGAGGGCGTAACCTTCACCAGCGCGGGCCGCCTCTCCGGCCGCAGCGGGTCCGGGACCTGGCGCCGCTCCGACGGCTGCGGCGGAACCTGGACCTCCGCCAAGCAATAACGTCAGAGAAATGCCCGATTTCGCTGCGGAACGAACGCTCCGCAGGCCCGATTCAAGCCACATCCTCTCCGGATTTGCGGCTCATTGCCACCCAAGTCTTTGATGACAAGGGGCCAGTAAAGAGTTGCGTCGCGTAACCGGGAGACCAGGATGGGCAACCGCACCGCAAAGTTCATATCCGCGCTTGTCGGCAGCATCATTGCCGGCGCGCCACTGGCCGCCATGTCGCAGAACGCGCCTACGGCGACGAGCACAGTCGATACGGCCGCCGACTGCCTCGCCTCGCCGAGGGGCGTCGCCCCGGATGGGCAGCACTGGTACTATCGTCTGGAGCGCTCGACCAAGCAGAAATGCTGGTATCTGCGCGCCGAAGGCAGCAAGGCCACCCGGAGCGCGCGGACGGCGCCCGACGCAAAGGTTGCGCAAGATACAGATACCGCTTCACCGGCACCGCAGACGGTGCAGAACGCGCGCGCCGAGTACGTTAAGCAGCAGACCGGTGCCGCGCCGGGCACTGCGAACGTGACCGCGCCCGTGCCGGCCGCAGCTAGCGCGCCGACGGTCGCGCAACAGCCGCCGGCCACCGACACCGCGCCTCAGCCTGCCGTCGCCACGCGCTGGCCTGATCCGACCACTGCGTCCCCTGCGCCCGCACCGCAACCGGCGCAAGTTCCCGTCGCGGCTGCACCGCAGCCGGCGCAGGCG
This genomic stretch from Bradyrhizobium sp. CCGB12 harbors:
- a CDS encoding H-NS family nucleoid-associated regulatory protein, which gives rise to MNTEHLHSLSLDELWIIHQQVTASLTQKILVQKARLEERLHMIGSADEVPRFDRKRRPYPPVRPKYRNPKNPAETWSGRGRLPRWLRPQLRGGRKLDDFLIEQASVQKRQTS
- a CDS encoding caspase family protein, which encodes MRARIFNRVVGLAALVAATLAAVAHPASAEKRIALVVGNSAYKNITPLDNPSKDASLMAQTLSALGFALVGGRAQLDLDKGAMDVAVQNFGRQVQGADVALFYYAGHGVQVSGSNYLVPVGANPTREADVDFQMTDVNLVLRQMQGSGTRLNLVILDACRNNPFGSRGLRSSDGGLAQMRAPEGTLISYATQPGNVAQDGSDGHSPYTKALAATIRTAGLDVFQTFNQVGLAVKRATAGAQQPWVSSSPIDGTFYFVPPTQTAPPQVAALQPDPLAAERLRADPDRVPLRDAALLSELSERLYELNFDPDTPDGLTRAITKLQQRIAIAPTGEATEGLLLRMRKMEDLRPWGSIVYGPDDSKWGISWNHASRRAAVADARGNCGGAKCPIELSFYGNRCGAFAISDKSWSLVQRESVQRAKDAALDDCGKAGKACRIIGSVCADGSGR
- a CDS encoding VOC family protein, with translation MSPSGALIAILPCNDLDASERFYNRLGFARPDSDRPAPGEPDTYRMLSNGKGGYLHLTDAVEGWLTPGRNPFGLYLYLESVDAAAREFQQSPEDKPWGMYEFAISDPDETLVRVGWPTALRAGA
- a CDS encoding VOC family protein translates to MATRLPAKDLDRARAFYSEKLGLEPVEQRDGGLRYVCGTGEFAIFVSSGVQLGTSTQMGWEVEDIEATVRELRARGVAFEDYDLPGLKTVNGIAEIEGNYPSKGIGERGAWFRDSEGNLLGIGQPIRT